A single region of the Gasterosteus aculeatus chromosome 1, fGasAcu3.hap1.1, whole genome shotgun sequence genome encodes:
- the lrrfip1b gene encoding leucine-rich repeat flightless-interacting protein 2 isoform X6: MGTQGPARKRIPNPEKRTAEDDVLNVIAREAEARLATRRAERAEAREIRMKELERQQKELFHSHKKYYGLDNKWGRIEQWMEDSERFSRPSRRYASMSDDEERMSVGSRGSLRPSDCGGFLASGSRASSRASSARASPVVEEKPDRDFVDKGSRTASTLSAATLASLGGASSRRGSCDTSFSVETEASIRDMKDSLAESEDKYRKAMVSNAQLHNDKSTLMYQVENLKAELSDMEELLWESRRHCDDRTKEFERELQAHRVLQFQFKEAEEALRRTEELLTEVSALRLRSSSYCQEVSDLQEVLQWKEKKMAKHGVVVPPENSTNGERGQGEGVDEVTADSASPEEPPPGGRESALELRLKKLFEERESLRDQVRQLKSQLDRRQKNGTDEVQNPEGDHLEDSHLLDLQRDANRQISDLKFKLVKSEQEVTTLEQNVIRLEGQVTRYKSASENAEKIEDELKVDKRKLQRELRSALDRIDELEVNNNHLSKRLEKMKANRNALLAQQ, from the exons ATGGGGACCCAAGGACCGGCCCGGAAGAGGATCCCGAACCCGGAGAAGCGGACCGCGGAGGACGACGTGCTGAACGTGATCGCGCGAGAG GCGGAGGCGCGGCTGGCGACCCGGCGAGCAGAGAGGGCCGAGGCCCGAGAGATCCGGatgaaggagctggagaggcaaCAGAAAGAG CTGTTTCACAGCCACAAG AAGTATTATGGGCTGGATAATAAGTGGGGTCGTATTGAACAGTGGATG GAGGACAGCGAGCGCTTCTCTCGCCCCTCACGGAGATACGCATCG ATGTCTGACGATGAAGAGAGGATGTCTGTGGGGAGCCGAGGGAGCCTcagg CCCTCTGACTGTGGGGGCTTTCTGGCTTCCGGCTCTCGGGCCTCCTCTCGGGCCAGTTCAGCTCGTGCGAGCCCGGTG gtggaggagaagcccGACAGAGACTTCGTGGACAAA GGCTCTAGGACCGCCTCCACGCTCTCCGCCGCCACTCTGGCCTCTCTGGGCGGAGCTTCTTCTCGCAGAGGAAGCTGTGACACGTCGTTCTCCGTGGAGACGGAGGCGTCCATCAGAGACATGAAG GACTCTCTGGCCGAGTCGGAGGACAAGTACCGTAAAGCGATGGTCTCCAACGCGCAGCTCCACAACGACAAGTCCACGCTGATGTATCAGGTGGAGAACCTGAAGGCGGAGCTCAGCGacatggaggagctgctgtgggaatCACGGCGACACTGTGACGACCGGACCAAG GAGTTCGAACGAGAGCTTCAAGCTCACCGAGTTCTTCAGTTCCAGTTTAAAGAGGCAGAAGAAGCTCTGAGACGCACCGAAGAGCTGCTGACG gaggttTCTGCCCTCCGCTTGAGGAGCAGCAGTTATTGTCAGGAGGTGTCTGACCTGCAGGAGGTTCTTcagtggaaggagaagaagatggCG AAACACGGAGTCGTCGTCCCGCCCGAGAACTCCACCAATGGGGAGAGGGGACAGGGTGAGGGTGTCGATGAGGTCACTGCTGACTCCGCCTCCCCTGAGGAGCCGCCACCCGGCGGCAGAGAGAGCGCGCTCG AACTCCGGCTGAAGAAGCTGTTTGAAGAAAGAGAGAGTTTACGGGATCAG GTGAGACAGCTGAAGTCTCAGCTGGATCGGAGACAGAAGAACGGGACAGACGAAGTCCAGAATCCCGAAGGGGACCATTTGGAGGACTCTCATCTTCTGGACCTACAGA GAGACGCCAACAGACAAATCAGTGATCTGAAGTTCAAGCTGGTCAAATCTGAACAGGAAGTCACCACTCTGGAGCAAAAT GTGATCCGCCTGGAGGGTCAGGTGACCCGATACAAGTCCGCCTCAGAAAACGCAGAGAAGATCGAAGACGAGTTGAAGGTCGATAAGAGAAAGCTTCAGAGAGAG CTCCGCTCGGCTCTGGACCGGATCGATGAGCTGGAGGTGAACAACAACCACCTGAGCAAACGTCTGGAGAAGATGAAGGCCAACCGCAACGCCCTGCTGGCCCAGCAGTGA
- the lrrfip1b gene encoding leucine-rich repeat flightless-interacting protein 2 isoform X17, whose protein sequence is MGTQGPARKRIPNPEKRTAEDDVLNVIAREAEARLATRRAERAEAREIRMKELERQQKEMSDDEERMSVGSRGSLRPSDCGGFLASGSRASSRASSARASPVVEEKPDRDFVDKGSRTASTLSAATLASLGGASSRRGSCDTSFSVETEASIRDMKDSLAESEDKYRKAMVSNAQLHNDKSTLMYQVENLKAELSDMEELLWESRRHCDDRTKEFERELQAHRVLQFQFKEAEEALRRTEELLTALQRHRETSDVVRVERDHLRDHVIGLRDLLKKHGVVVPPENSTNGERGQGEGVDEVTADSASPEEPPPGGRESALELRLKKLFEERESLRDQVRQLKSQLDRRQKNGTDEVQNPEGDHLEDSHLLDLQRDANRQISDLKFKLVKSEQEVTTLEQNVIRLEGQVTRYKSASENAEKIEDELKVDKRKLQRELRSALDRIDELEVNNNHLSKRLEKMKANRNALLAQQ, encoded by the exons ATGGGGACCCAAGGACCGGCCCGGAAGAGGATCCCGAACCCGGAGAAGCGGACCGCGGAGGACGACGTGCTGAACGTGATCGCGCGAGAG GCGGAGGCGCGGCTGGCGACCCGGCGAGCAGAGAGGGCCGAGGCCCGAGAGATCCGGatgaaggagctggagaggcaaCAGAAAGAG ATGTCTGACGATGAAGAGAGGATGTCTGTGGGGAGCCGAGGGAGCCTcagg CCCTCTGACTGTGGGGGCTTTCTGGCTTCCGGCTCTCGGGCCTCCTCTCGGGCCAGTTCAGCTCGTGCGAGCCCGGTG gtggaggagaagcccGACAGAGACTTCGTGGACAAA GGCTCTAGGACCGCCTCCACGCTCTCCGCCGCCACTCTGGCCTCTCTGGGCGGAGCTTCTTCTCGCAGAGGAAGCTGTGACACGTCGTTCTCCGTGGAGACGGAGGCGTCCATCAGAGACATGAAG GACTCTCTGGCCGAGTCGGAGGACAAGTACCGTAAAGCGATGGTCTCCAACGCGCAGCTCCACAACGACAAGTCCACGCTGATGTATCAGGTGGAGAACCTGAAGGCGGAGCTCAGCGacatggaggagctgctgtgggaatCACGGCGACACTGTGACGACCGGACCAAG GAGTTCGAACGAGAGCTTCAAGCTCACCGAGTTCTTCAGTTCCAGTTTAAAGAGGCAGAAGAAGCTCTGAGACGCACCGAAGAGCTGCTGACG GCGTTACAGAGGCACAGAGAAACCTCCGACGTGGTTCGGGTGGAGCGCGACCACCTCAGAGACCACGTCATCGGCCTCAGAGACCTACTGAAG AAACACGGAGTCGTCGTCCCGCCCGAGAACTCCACCAATGGGGAGAGGGGACAGGGTGAGGGTGTCGATGAGGTCACTGCTGACTCCGCCTCCCCTGAGGAGCCGCCACCCGGCGGCAGAGAGAGCGCGCTCG AACTCCGGCTGAAGAAGCTGTTTGAAGAAAGAGAGAGTTTACGGGATCAG GTGAGACAGCTGAAGTCTCAGCTGGATCGGAGACAGAAGAACGGGACAGACGAAGTCCAGAATCCCGAAGGGGACCATTTGGAGGACTCTCATCTTCTGGACCTACAGA GAGACGCCAACAGACAAATCAGTGATCTGAAGTTCAAGCTGGTCAAATCTGAACAGGAAGTCACCACTCTGGAGCAAAAT GTGATCCGCCTGGAGGGTCAGGTGACCCGATACAAGTCCGCCTCAGAAAACGCAGAGAAGATCGAAGACGAGTTGAAGGTCGATAAGAGAAAGCTTCAGAGAGAG CTCCGCTCGGCTCTGGACCGGATCGATGAGCTGGAGGTGAACAACAACCACCTGAGCAAACGTCTGGAGAAGATGAAGGCCAACCGCAACGCCCTGCTGGCCCAGCAGTGA
- the lrrfip1b gene encoding leucine-rich repeat flightless-interacting protein 2 isoform X7 — protein MGTQGPARKRIPNPEKRTAEDDVLNVIAREAEARLATRRAERAEAREIRMKELERQQKELFHSHKKYYGLDNKWGRIEQWMEDSERFSRPSRRYASMSDDEERMSVGSRGSLRPSDCGGFLASGSRASSRASSARASPVVEEKPDRDFVDKGSRTASTLSAATLASLGGASSRRGSCDTSFSVETEASIRDMKDSLAESEDKYRKAMVSNAQLHNDKSTLMYQVENLKAELSDMEELLWESRRHCDDRTKEFERELQAHRVLQFQFKEAEEALRRTEELLTALQRHRETSDVVRVERDHLRDHVIGLRDLLKKHGVVVPPENSTNGERGQGEGVDEVTADSASPEEPPPGGRESALELRLKKLFEERESLRDQVRQLKSQLDRRQKNGTDEVQNPEGDHLEDSHLLDLQRDANRQISDLKFKLVKSEQEVTTLEQNVIRLEGQVTRYKSASENAEKIEDELKVDKRKLQRELRSALDRIDELEVNNNHLSKRLEKMKANRNALLAQQ, from the exons ATGGGGACCCAAGGACCGGCCCGGAAGAGGATCCCGAACCCGGAGAAGCGGACCGCGGAGGACGACGTGCTGAACGTGATCGCGCGAGAG GCGGAGGCGCGGCTGGCGACCCGGCGAGCAGAGAGGGCCGAGGCCCGAGAGATCCGGatgaaggagctggagaggcaaCAGAAAGAG CTGTTTCACAGCCACAAG AAGTATTATGGGCTGGATAATAAGTGGGGTCGTATTGAACAGTGGATG GAGGACAGCGAGCGCTTCTCTCGCCCCTCACGGAGATACGCATCG ATGTCTGACGATGAAGAGAGGATGTCTGTGGGGAGCCGAGGGAGCCTcagg CCCTCTGACTGTGGGGGCTTTCTGGCTTCCGGCTCTCGGGCCTCCTCTCGGGCCAGTTCAGCTCGTGCGAGCCCGGTG gtggaggagaagcccGACAGAGACTTCGTGGACAAA GGCTCTAGGACCGCCTCCACGCTCTCCGCCGCCACTCTGGCCTCTCTGGGCGGAGCTTCTTCTCGCAGAGGAAGCTGTGACACGTCGTTCTCCGTGGAGACGGAGGCGTCCATCAGAGACATGAAG GACTCTCTGGCCGAGTCGGAGGACAAGTACCGTAAAGCGATGGTCTCCAACGCGCAGCTCCACAACGACAAGTCCACGCTGATGTATCAGGTGGAGAACCTGAAGGCGGAGCTCAGCGacatggaggagctgctgtgggaatCACGGCGACACTGTGACGACCGGACCAAG GAGTTCGAACGAGAGCTTCAAGCTCACCGAGTTCTTCAGTTCCAGTTTAAAGAGGCAGAAGAAGCTCTGAGACGCACCGAAGAGCTGCTGACG GCGTTACAGAGGCACAGAGAAACCTCCGACGTGGTTCGGGTGGAGCGCGACCACCTCAGAGACCACGTCATCGGCCTCAGAGACCTACTGAAG AAACACGGAGTCGTCGTCCCGCCCGAGAACTCCACCAATGGGGAGAGGGGACAGGGTGAGGGTGTCGATGAGGTCACTGCTGACTCCGCCTCCCCTGAGGAGCCGCCACCCGGCGGCAGAGAGAGCGCGCTCG AACTCCGGCTGAAGAAGCTGTTTGAAGAAAGAGAGAGTTTACGGGATCAG GTGAGACAGCTGAAGTCTCAGCTGGATCGGAGACAGAAGAACGGGACAGACGAAGTCCAGAATCCCGAAGGGGACCATTTGGAGGACTCTCATCTTCTGGACCTACAGA GAGACGCCAACAGACAAATCAGTGATCTGAAGTTCAAGCTGGTCAAATCTGAACAGGAAGTCACCACTCTGGAGCAAAAT GTGATCCGCCTGGAGGGTCAGGTGACCCGATACAAGTCCGCCTCAGAAAACGCAGAGAAGATCGAAGACGAGTTGAAGGTCGATAAGAGAAAGCTTCAGAGAGAG CTCCGCTCGGCTCTGGACCGGATCGATGAGCTGGAGGTGAACAACAACCACCTGAGCAAACGTCTGGAGAAGATGAAGGCCAACCGCAACGCCCTGCTGGCCCAGCAGTGA
- the lrrfip1b gene encoding leucine-rich repeat flightless-interacting protein 2 isoform X19, with the protein MGTQGPARKRIPNPEKRTAEDDVLNVIAREAEARLATRRAERAEAREIRMKELERQQKEEDSERFSRPSRRYASMSDDEERMSVGSRGSLRVEEKPDRDFVDKGSRTASTLSAATLASLGGASSRRGSCDTSFSVETEASIRDMKDSLAESEDKYRKAMVSNAQLHNDKSTLMYQVENLKAELSDMEELLWESRRHCDDRTKEFERELQAHRVLQFQFKEAEEALRRTEELLTALQRHRETSDVVRVERDHLRDHVIGLRDLLKKHGVVVPPENSTNGERGQGEGVDEVTADSASPEEPPPGGRESALELRLKKLFEERESLRDQVRQLKSQLDRRQKNGTDEVQNPEGDHLEDSHLLDLQRDANRQISDLKFKLVKSEQEVTTLEQNVIRLEGQVTRYKSASENAEKIEDELKVDKRKLQRELRSALDRIDELEVNNNHLSKRLEKMKANRNALLAQQ; encoded by the exons ATGGGGACCCAAGGACCGGCCCGGAAGAGGATCCCGAACCCGGAGAAGCGGACCGCGGAGGACGACGTGCTGAACGTGATCGCGCGAGAG GCGGAGGCGCGGCTGGCGACCCGGCGAGCAGAGAGGGCCGAGGCCCGAGAGATCCGGatgaaggagctggagaggcaaCAGAAAGAG GAGGACAGCGAGCGCTTCTCTCGCCCCTCACGGAGATACGCATCG ATGTCTGACGATGAAGAGAGGATGTCTGTGGGGAGCCGAGGGAGCCTcagg gtggaggagaagcccGACAGAGACTTCGTGGACAAA GGCTCTAGGACCGCCTCCACGCTCTCCGCCGCCACTCTGGCCTCTCTGGGCGGAGCTTCTTCTCGCAGAGGAAGCTGTGACACGTCGTTCTCCGTGGAGACGGAGGCGTCCATCAGAGACATGAAG GACTCTCTGGCCGAGTCGGAGGACAAGTACCGTAAAGCGATGGTCTCCAACGCGCAGCTCCACAACGACAAGTCCACGCTGATGTATCAGGTGGAGAACCTGAAGGCGGAGCTCAGCGacatggaggagctgctgtgggaatCACGGCGACACTGTGACGACCGGACCAAG GAGTTCGAACGAGAGCTTCAAGCTCACCGAGTTCTTCAGTTCCAGTTTAAAGAGGCAGAAGAAGCTCTGAGACGCACCGAAGAGCTGCTGACG GCGTTACAGAGGCACAGAGAAACCTCCGACGTGGTTCGGGTGGAGCGCGACCACCTCAGAGACCACGTCATCGGCCTCAGAGACCTACTGAAG AAACACGGAGTCGTCGTCCCGCCCGAGAACTCCACCAATGGGGAGAGGGGACAGGGTGAGGGTGTCGATGAGGTCACTGCTGACTCCGCCTCCCCTGAGGAGCCGCCACCCGGCGGCAGAGAGAGCGCGCTCG AACTCCGGCTGAAGAAGCTGTTTGAAGAAAGAGAGAGTTTACGGGATCAG GTGAGACAGCTGAAGTCTCAGCTGGATCGGAGACAGAAGAACGGGACAGACGAAGTCCAGAATCCCGAAGGGGACCATTTGGAGGACTCTCATCTTCTGGACCTACAGA GAGACGCCAACAGACAAATCAGTGATCTGAAGTTCAAGCTGGTCAAATCTGAACAGGAAGTCACCACTCTGGAGCAAAAT GTGATCCGCCTGGAGGGTCAGGTGACCCGATACAAGTCCGCCTCAGAAAACGCAGAGAAGATCGAAGACGAGTTGAAGGTCGATAAGAGAAAGCTTCAGAGAGAG CTCCGCTCGGCTCTGGACCGGATCGATGAGCTGGAGGTGAACAACAACCACCTGAGCAAACGTCTGGAGAAGATGAAGGCCAACCGCAACGCCCTGCTGGCCCAGCAGTGA
- the lrrfip1b gene encoding leucine-rich repeat flightless-interacting protein 2 isoform X14: MGTQGPARKRIPNPEKRTAEDDVLNVIAREAEARLATRRAERAEAREIRMKELERQQKELFHSHKKYYGLDNKWGRIEQWMEDSERFSRPSRRYASMSDDEERMSVGSRGSLRPSDCGGFLASGSRASSRASSARASPVVEEKPDRDFVDKGSRTASTLSAATLASLGGASSRRGSCDTSFSVETEASIRDMKDSLAESEDKYRKAMVSNAQLHNDKSTLMYQVENLKAELSDMEELLWESRRHCDDRTKEFERELQAHRVLQFQFKEAEEALRRTEELLTKHGVVVPPENSTNGERGQGEGVDEVTADSASPEEPPPGGRESALELRLKKLFEERESLRDQVRQLKSQLDRRQKNGTDEVQNPEGDHLEDSHLLDLQRDANRQISDLKFKLVKSEQEVTTLEQNVIRLEGQVTRYKSASENAEKIEDELKVDKRKLQRELRSALDRIDELEVNNNHLSKRLEKMKANRNALLAQQ; encoded by the exons ATGGGGACCCAAGGACCGGCCCGGAAGAGGATCCCGAACCCGGAGAAGCGGACCGCGGAGGACGACGTGCTGAACGTGATCGCGCGAGAG GCGGAGGCGCGGCTGGCGACCCGGCGAGCAGAGAGGGCCGAGGCCCGAGAGATCCGGatgaaggagctggagaggcaaCAGAAAGAG CTGTTTCACAGCCACAAG AAGTATTATGGGCTGGATAATAAGTGGGGTCGTATTGAACAGTGGATG GAGGACAGCGAGCGCTTCTCTCGCCCCTCACGGAGATACGCATCG ATGTCTGACGATGAAGAGAGGATGTCTGTGGGGAGCCGAGGGAGCCTcagg CCCTCTGACTGTGGGGGCTTTCTGGCTTCCGGCTCTCGGGCCTCCTCTCGGGCCAGTTCAGCTCGTGCGAGCCCGGTG gtggaggagaagcccGACAGAGACTTCGTGGACAAA GGCTCTAGGACCGCCTCCACGCTCTCCGCCGCCACTCTGGCCTCTCTGGGCGGAGCTTCTTCTCGCAGAGGAAGCTGTGACACGTCGTTCTCCGTGGAGACGGAGGCGTCCATCAGAGACATGAAG GACTCTCTGGCCGAGTCGGAGGACAAGTACCGTAAAGCGATGGTCTCCAACGCGCAGCTCCACAACGACAAGTCCACGCTGATGTATCAGGTGGAGAACCTGAAGGCGGAGCTCAGCGacatggaggagctgctgtgggaatCACGGCGACACTGTGACGACCGGACCAAG GAGTTCGAACGAGAGCTTCAAGCTCACCGAGTTCTTCAGTTCCAGTTTAAAGAGGCAGAAGAAGCTCTGAGACGCACCGAAGAGCTGCTGACG AAACACGGAGTCGTCGTCCCGCCCGAGAACTCCACCAATGGGGAGAGGGGACAGGGTGAGGGTGTCGATGAGGTCACTGCTGACTCCGCCTCCCCTGAGGAGCCGCCACCCGGCGGCAGAGAGAGCGCGCTCG AACTCCGGCTGAAGAAGCTGTTTGAAGAAAGAGAGAGTTTACGGGATCAG GTGAGACAGCTGAAGTCTCAGCTGGATCGGAGACAGAAGAACGGGACAGACGAAGTCCAGAATCCCGAAGGGGACCATTTGGAGGACTCTCATCTTCTGGACCTACAGA GAGACGCCAACAGACAAATCAGTGATCTGAAGTTCAAGCTGGTCAAATCTGAACAGGAAGTCACCACTCTGGAGCAAAAT GTGATCCGCCTGGAGGGTCAGGTGACCCGATACAAGTCCGCCTCAGAAAACGCAGAGAAGATCGAAGACGAGTTGAAGGTCGATAAGAGAAAGCTTCAGAGAGAG CTCCGCTCGGCTCTGGACCGGATCGATGAGCTGGAGGTGAACAACAACCACCTGAGCAAACGTCTGGAGAAGATGAAGGCCAACCGCAACGCCCTGCTGGCCCAGCAGTGA
- the lrrfip1b gene encoding leucine-rich repeat flightless-interacting protein 2 isoform X4 codes for MGTQGPARKRIPNPEKRTAEDDVLNVIAREAEARLATRRAERAEAREIRMKELERQQKELFHSHKKYYGLDNKWGRIEQWMEDSERFSRPSRRYASMSDDEERMSVGSRGSLRVEEKPDRDFVDKGSRTASTLSAATLASLGGASSRRGSCDTSFSVETEASIRDMKDSLAESEDKYRKAMVSNAQLHNDKSTLMYQVENLKAELSDMEELLWESRRHCDDRTKEFERELQAHRVLQFQFKEAEEALRRTEELLTEVSALRLRSSSYCQEVSDLQEVLQWKEKKMAALQRHRETSDVVRVERDHLRDHVIGLRDLLKKHGVVVPPENSTNGERGQGEGVDEVTADSASPEEPPPGGRESALELRLKKLFEERESLRDQVRQLKSQLDRRQKNGTDEVQNPEGDHLEDSHLLDLQRDANRQISDLKFKLVKSEQEVTTLEQNVIRLEGQVTRYKSASENAEKIEDELKVDKRKLQRELRSALDRIDELEVNNNHLSKRLEKMKANRNALLAQQ; via the exons ATGGGGACCCAAGGACCGGCCCGGAAGAGGATCCCGAACCCGGAGAAGCGGACCGCGGAGGACGACGTGCTGAACGTGATCGCGCGAGAG GCGGAGGCGCGGCTGGCGACCCGGCGAGCAGAGAGGGCCGAGGCCCGAGAGATCCGGatgaaggagctggagaggcaaCAGAAAGAG CTGTTTCACAGCCACAAG AAGTATTATGGGCTGGATAATAAGTGGGGTCGTATTGAACAGTGGATG GAGGACAGCGAGCGCTTCTCTCGCCCCTCACGGAGATACGCATCG ATGTCTGACGATGAAGAGAGGATGTCTGTGGGGAGCCGAGGGAGCCTcagg gtggaggagaagcccGACAGAGACTTCGTGGACAAA GGCTCTAGGACCGCCTCCACGCTCTCCGCCGCCACTCTGGCCTCTCTGGGCGGAGCTTCTTCTCGCAGAGGAAGCTGTGACACGTCGTTCTCCGTGGAGACGGAGGCGTCCATCAGAGACATGAAG GACTCTCTGGCCGAGTCGGAGGACAAGTACCGTAAAGCGATGGTCTCCAACGCGCAGCTCCACAACGACAAGTCCACGCTGATGTATCAGGTGGAGAACCTGAAGGCGGAGCTCAGCGacatggaggagctgctgtgggaatCACGGCGACACTGTGACGACCGGACCAAG GAGTTCGAACGAGAGCTTCAAGCTCACCGAGTTCTTCAGTTCCAGTTTAAAGAGGCAGAAGAAGCTCTGAGACGCACCGAAGAGCTGCTGACG gaggttTCTGCCCTCCGCTTGAGGAGCAGCAGTTATTGTCAGGAGGTGTCTGACCTGCAGGAGGTTCTTcagtggaaggagaagaagatggCG GCGTTACAGAGGCACAGAGAAACCTCCGACGTGGTTCGGGTGGAGCGCGACCACCTCAGAGACCACGTCATCGGCCTCAGAGACCTACTGAAG AAACACGGAGTCGTCGTCCCGCCCGAGAACTCCACCAATGGGGAGAGGGGACAGGGTGAGGGTGTCGATGAGGTCACTGCTGACTCCGCCTCCCCTGAGGAGCCGCCACCCGGCGGCAGAGAGAGCGCGCTCG AACTCCGGCTGAAGAAGCTGTTTGAAGAAAGAGAGAGTTTACGGGATCAG GTGAGACAGCTGAAGTCTCAGCTGGATCGGAGACAGAAGAACGGGACAGACGAAGTCCAGAATCCCGAAGGGGACCATTTGGAGGACTCTCATCTTCTGGACCTACAGA GAGACGCCAACAGACAAATCAGTGATCTGAAGTTCAAGCTGGTCAAATCTGAACAGGAAGTCACCACTCTGGAGCAAAAT GTGATCCGCCTGGAGGGTCAGGTGACCCGATACAAGTCCGCCTCAGAAAACGCAGAGAAGATCGAAGACGAGTTGAAGGTCGATAAGAGAAAGCTTCAGAGAGAG CTCCGCTCGGCTCTGGACCGGATCGATGAGCTGGAGGTGAACAACAACCACCTGAGCAAACGTCTGGAGAAGATGAAGGCCAACCGCAACGCCCTGCTGGCCCAGCAGTGA
- the lrrfip1b gene encoding leucine-rich repeat flightless-interacting protein 2 isoform X15, translating into MGTQGPARKRIPNPEKRTAEDDVLNVIAREAEARLATRRAERAEAREIRMKELERQQKEMSDDEERMSVGSRGSLRVEEKPDRDFVDKGSRTASTLSAATLASLGGASSRRGSCDTSFSVETEASIRDMKDSLAESEDKYRKAMVSNAQLHNDKSTLMYQVENLKAELSDMEELLWESRRHCDDRTKEFERELQAHRVLQFQFKEAEEALRRTEELLTEVSALRLRSSSYCQEVSDLQEVLQWKEKKMAALQRHRETSDVVRVERDHLRDHVIGLRDLLKKHGVVVPPENSTNGERGQGEGVDEVTADSASPEEPPPGGRESALELRLKKLFEERESLRDQVRQLKSQLDRRQKNGTDEVQNPEGDHLEDSHLLDLQRDANRQISDLKFKLVKSEQEVTTLEQNVIRLEGQVTRYKSASENAEKIEDELKVDKRKLQRELRSALDRIDELEVNNNHLSKRLEKMKANRNALLAQQ; encoded by the exons ATGGGGACCCAAGGACCGGCCCGGAAGAGGATCCCGAACCCGGAGAAGCGGACCGCGGAGGACGACGTGCTGAACGTGATCGCGCGAGAG GCGGAGGCGCGGCTGGCGACCCGGCGAGCAGAGAGGGCCGAGGCCCGAGAGATCCGGatgaaggagctggagaggcaaCAGAAAGAG ATGTCTGACGATGAAGAGAGGATGTCTGTGGGGAGCCGAGGGAGCCTcagg gtggaggagaagcccGACAGAGACTTCGTGGACAAA GGCTCTAGGACCGCCTCCACGCTCTCCGCCGCCACTCTGGCCTCTCTGGGCGGAGCTTCTTCTCGCAGAGGAAGCTGTGACACGTCGTTCTCCGTGGAGACGGAGGCGTCCATCAGAGACATGAAG GACTCTCTGGCCGAGTCGGAGGACAAGTACCGTAAAGCGATGGTCTCCAACGCGCAGCTCCACAACGACAAGTCCACGCTGATGTATCAGGTGGAGAACCTGAAGGCGGAGCTCAGCGacatggaggagctgctgtgggaatCACGGCGACACTGTGACGACCGGACCAAG GAGTTCGAACGAGAGCTTCAAGCTCACCGAGTTCTTCAGTTCCAGTTTAAAGAGGCAGAAGAAGCTCTGAGACGCACCGAAGAGCTGCTGACG gaggttTCTGCCCTCCGCTTGAGGAGCAGCAGTTATTGTCAGGAGGTGTCTGACCTGCAGGAGGTTCTTcagtggaaggagaagaagatggCG GCGTTACAGAGGCACAGAGAAACCTCCGACGTGGTTCGGGTGGAGCGCGACCACCTCAGAGACCACGTCATCGGCCTCAGAGACCTACTGAAG AAACACGGAGTCGTCGTCCCGCCCGAGAACTCCACCAATGGGGAGAGGGGACAGGGTGAGGGTGTCGATGAGGTCACTGCTGACTCCGCCTCCCCTGAGGAGCCGCCACCCGGCGGCAGAGAGAGCGCGCTCG AACTCCGGCTGAAGAAGCTGTTTGAAGAAAGAGAGAGTTTACGGGATCAG GTGAGACAGCTGAAGTCTCAGCTGGATCGGAGACAGAAGAACGGGACAGACGAAGTCCAGAATCCCGAAGGGGACCATTTGGAGGACTCTCATCTTCTGGACCTACAGA GAGACGCCAACAGACAAATCAGTGATCTGAAGTTCAAGCTGGTCAAATCTGAACAGGAAGTCACCACTCTGGAGCAAAAT GTGATCCGCCTGGAGGGTCAGGTGACCCGATACAAGTCCGCCTCAGAAAACGCAGAGAAGATCGAAGACGAGTTGAAGGTCGATAAGAGAAAGCTTCAGAGAGAG CTCCGCTCGGCTCTGGACCGGATCGATGAGCTGGAGGTGAACAACAACCACCTGAGCAAACGTCTGGAGAAGATGAAGGCCAACCGCAACGCCCTGCTGGCCCAGCAGTGA